The genomic stretch GGAAGTAGGTCATGTTAAGAAGTGTGGAATTTGGAGAAGACAAAGCAAATCCTAGAAGGCCACAAACACAGCATTAATAGCAATTCTGATGAGGGTTCCCTAGGTCAAGAGGGTGGTTATTGTAACCTGCCTATAACAGACTTTACTTTCCTATGCTATTCTGCTGTCTGAATCAGGTTCCCATAGAACATTATGTACTCCTCTGGTAGGAATGCCTTGGCCTGCCCATGGAATGCCACAGGCAAgatgtttcctctcccttctcagtAATCTAGCTTATCTCACTCAAGGGTGTTATGCAAACAGCCCCCATTTGGCTATGTGACCTTCTGTATCCGCAGCACATCTGGTGACAGTGATGAGAAACACTCTGTATGTTTAGCATtgtttctctgtccctccttTGAACCCAGAGACATCTTGGAACACAATCTTGAAAGATGCCCAGTAAAAGACTCTTGAGCAGCATTGTCTTGATCCCCCTGTGTCTGTTGAATCTTAAATTCAACTGCAATTCCTCTACACTGGTCAAGGAATGAGTTGCAACTGGTTATGACCAGAATGCTGACAGAAACATGGACAAATAAACTCCATTTGGGTGAGATCTTAGAGGGTTAGATGGAGTCTTATTTGGAGCTAGAATAAGGGTTATTCTTATTACACAGTTGCAAATAATTTGGTTGCATTATGCCCATGCCTTTGTGTCTGAGCTGCTGGAAGggtagaatttctttctttctttctttctttctttctttctttctttctttctttctttctttcccccctgGGGAtcttcccccccctttttttggttttttgagacagggtttctctgtaggtttggagactgtcctggaactccctctttagaccaggctggcctcgaactcacagatccacctgcctctgcctacagagtgctggctgggattaaaggtttatacCACCTAACtgcctttttcccctttttaaatttaaattagaaacaagcttgttttacatgtcaatactagttccctctccatcccctcctcccttaccccccaCCGGCTCCCTATcctaccccctttctgctccccagggagggtgaggcctccatggtgggtcttcaaagtctgccatatcatgtGAAGCAGGgcctatgtataccaggctgacctcaaatgtgCAGCAGCCCTCTAggctctctgtctccagagtaccGGGATTACCGACACACATCAGCACACCTGACCTTCAGAGGTGGAGCTTAAGGAGGATGGCTAAAATATTTGAGGGACTGAAATATCTAAACAGGAAAGGGCTGAAGCAGCTGTACCATACCTTTAACCATTGACAATCAACTTGATGGTAGAATCACCCAAGAGAcaaacttctgggcatgtctatgagggaGTTTCAACACTAGATTCACGGAGGAGGGAAGCTACAGCCAACTATGATGGGTAACATTTCTTGGGTTGGAATCCTGGATGGAATCAAAAGGAGAGATGGAGCTGAACATCAcaccaggctctctctctctctctctctctctctctctctctttctgcctcaagCTTCTGCTGTCATTTCAAGCCTTCCTTCCTAATCGCCGTGAGTCAAATTATAAATTCTGGGAAATTGAGTCAAATTATAAATTCAGGGAAATCCTTTCTCCCCTAAGATGTTTCTTGTTTGGTATTCAGagtaaagtaactaatacaactgCTTACAGTAAGGTGAGTGTGGGAAAACTGACCTAAGACGTAATTacaattataattaaaagatAGCAGACTATTAAAAATGGACAATTTGCAGCcttacataaaacaaacaaaccccaaatgtTCTGTTGGAGTATTGGCAAGCAATCAGTTAGTATGGAGATCAGCAGGACTGGAAGAGAGCCAGGTACCATGAGTCAGAGACAAAGGCATTTCAGAGGACTTTCTGGTTGTCCCTCCCATCCCAGCAACATTAGAGCCTTAAAGGGCAGAATAGGTTCACTGCCCAGGGTTCCCTTGGCCTCTGACCCCTGGTTTTCAGCTGTAGTTTAGGTGGGTTCGTGTGCAACTCAATCATCACTCAAGGGTGCACAAGCAATAAACTCAGCAATTCACATGTGCTGCTGCTCCTTCTCATTCTGCAGGTGTGCAGAATCCAAGAGCCACAGAGGCTTGGCAGCCCCCTCTTAGATGACAAAGGATCTAGTGGAGTACTTGGCAGACGAGGCAGAAACCTGATGCGGGGCTGGAAATACCACAGGGGATCCCCACTAGAGCAATGCCTCTGAGAGTTGTGGGAATACTATCTCTCCTGCTGGTATCCCCAACCCCCAAGACAGAGCACGCAGAGCATAGGACAGCATACTGGGAAAGCTGCAAACACCAATGTGTAGCTCTGACAGAAGACAGCAGCTACATGAACTGAGCCTCACAAATCCACAGAGGCAGGATTATCTGTAGCCAGAGGAATCCACCTCTTTGTTCCAATGTATCCAGAGAGCGGTACCTGGAATGAAAGTTGATCTTTCAGTTTTAAGAGATGATGTCAACCTTTCTGGGCTTAGATTTGCTTGGGGTCAGTTACTCCTTCCTCTTGGTTGCATTCTCCCTTCAGGAAGGGGCCTATCTGCTCTATCTCTAACCCACTGTTGCCTGTCAGAAGTAGATCACTAGTTTTGATTTCATAGATTTGAAACTGGAAGGAAACTGCTTCAAGTCTCACATGAGAGTTGGGACTTTTGAGTCAATGCTAGAATCTTTTAAGACTGGGACAATTAATATGGAATGAACACATTTTATGCAATCAGAAGGACATGAATATATGTTTGAACCCTACTTCCTTAGTATAGCAATGttgggaggtgaggccttgtggGAAGTGTGTAGGGTGTGTGAGAAGAGCTCTTGTGAATGAACCCTTGACTTTCATGGCTTTCTCCCATGAGTGAGGTCTCACTTTTTCGAGAGTGGGTTGTTAGGAAGCGAAGCTGCTACATGTGTCTTGTCTCCTGTACTTGCTCTTTCACTTTTCACCATGAGCCAAGGCAGCATGAAGCTCTTGCCACCTGCTCTAGCACTTCCCTGTATCCAGAACCATGAAGCTGAAGTtcccagaaaacagaaaagacacaCTTGTGTTAAAGGGTCTGCAAGACCAAGTGACTGCATGTCCTGATTATGGGATGTTAAAATGTTCAGACCagagccaaattatcttgggGTGTTTTCAGTCCCTTAGAAAACTACTCATTTCCCACCCAGATATTTGACACCTGCATGATTATTAAGACCTTTGAAATGCATTCTTATTGGATCACTAGCTCCCACCAATCCAAAAGCTTAGAATGGTGCTGTATAGCATCTTAAACTTGTACCAGATGTTTCCCTGTTTTGCTGCAACCCACCTTCCTCTGGTACCCAACAATGTATTTGCTAAATTCCTTGATGTATGGCTTTCTTTGTCCTGAAACTAAGAAAATCTAATGCAACTATTTCCATATTGGAACACATCTTTCTGGGCAGCTGGAGCCTGTGTTCCTGGACCATGGTTACTCAGATTTGGCTCAAGAGTATTTATTAGCTTTGAGGTGAAAACTTTCTGTGTCAACAAGCCCACATGACCCTCTCTTCTTTAGAATCATGTTTtgattatagcaacagaaaattgaCTAAGGCACATATCTGTGGTAGAATGTACGATTTAGACAAACTTTCCAACCTGCCAAAAATCACTGATCATGGATGTCATGACCACATTGATTTGATAGAAACTCCACAATTTCTGTATTTACCTCATTACAAACTAGAAATATTCAGTTTGCAGGTCAGTGCTTCAGATAATTCCTTAAGTGTCATTGTTCTAAACTTATTTTCCTCTATCAACATGTGCATAGAAACACAAAGCCATAAGTATTATGTGATTATTTCCAATGACAAAATATTGGAAACAATCCAAATGTTCAGCAGTAAAAGACTGGGAAAATACCTTATGatacatttcttaaaagaaatgcTATACGCTTGTTGAAAAGttggaggggctagagagatggttcagtggttccAAGCCTGTGTTGCTCTTGCACAGTTTCAGGTTCAGTatccaccacccacatggtgcatacacacacatgctagcaaaacactcaaacacataaaataaaaataaataatttttaaaaaattttagaaagTATACACTTTGTGAAATATTGCAAGCCCAGagcaaaacaaaaggagatgtgttctgggtttttcttttatgGTTGAAGAAGAGATAAAGGTTTTGGTGTGCACTGAAAACTAGAAGTTGTGGCAGAAACTCTTAGTAGTATTCTaaatctgtatttcttttctttcaccagTTAAGTAGAGCCAATTAGGCCTTCACCAATGGAAAGTGGACAAAGACAACATGCCAAGGGTGAGTTTGGACATTATGACTCCacttttgtaggttttttttattttgattcctTGCCACGCTGTGTGGGGACATTTTGAATTGAATCTAGTTGTAGTGGTAAGTCATCACAGGTCAGGCAGATGATGTTAATTCCCTAGGGGACAGCAGTATAACAAGAGCAAGGAAACTTGGGCATCCACACATAGTAGAGCCTTGATATTAACTTCAACTGTCTTTATTGGGTCAATCAATGCTGGGTGTGATGGTTAATGTTGATTGTCTACTTGAAGAATCTAGAATTTCCCAGAAGTCAGACCTCAGGGGGATGCCTGTAAGAGAGTTTCTGAATTAGGTTAGCTTCTGGCTATGTCTATGGAGGGagttatctagattaggttaactgaggtgaaAAGGCCCACCTTAACTGAATGACACCAGACCCTGGCCTGAGattctggactgaataaaaaagagaatgaCTTATTatcagcattcatttctctctgcttcctgactgcagacacaataTAAAAACCttcttcaagctcctgccacacCATGACTATTCCCTCAAACTGTCAGCCAAAATGAAcacttccttctttaagttgttttcatGGGGTATTCtgccacagcaacaagaaaagtaactaatatgttTGGTGCAGAGAAATAAAATTCTGTATTATTGGATCTCTGTGTTATAACAACCTAACTGTGAAGCAAAGGATGGGTCGTGTAAAGGTTTATGATTCATTGTGTATACCGATATGACATTTGAAAATTTACAAACCATTTTTAAGTACTAGCATATATGATTtgaaattaataacaaaaatcagAGCAATGGCAACTTTTTCATCAACAAATGTCAAGTCTGAATTTCTCAAATCAAAAACTTGAATGAGGAATCAGGGAATTTTGGAACCATTTCATCAAGCACTGAATCCACTCTCTTCAGTTTCTGAGTACATTTGTTAAGGAGAAAGTAAAGCTGCTTGTCACTCTCCTGAAGTCTTGATTCTGTCAACGGACTGCTTCCAAAGAGCATATGCTTCCTAGTGATCCTTCCTGACTTCCTGCATTGGTTATGGTCCTCGTATCTATGAGCAAAAGCCCACCAAGAGGTAACTTAAGGGACAAAGGGTTTACAGTGGAGCATGGTTGGAGCCAATAACAGCTGGTCTTGGTGGGAGAAGATGTGACAGTGGGAGGGATCTCAGCTGGGGCATGAGGCAGCTAGTTGCTGCATGTTAGTAGTAGTCCAAAGCAGAGAACCAAAGCCGGAACTGGGTCACACTAAAAGTCATAAGCCCCATCCTCATAGTTCTATGATTATTATCTAAGCCTTGTGTCCAGAGggttccacaacctccccaaacagcaccaccaactgaggaccgACTGTTCAAACACAAGGGTCTGTGGGGGACACTTCCCATTCAGATATAACAGTAACACTACTGAAACCATGtctacttaactttttttttaaaaaaaatcaaaactattaGGGACTATAAGAACAGCCTTTTATCAGTTATGAAGAAGTTAATGTTATCACCCCCCCTGCCGTGTAGTTGAATATGttcatgtatgtaagtgtatgtgGAGACAACTTCAGTGTCGTTCTTCTCGGATATCATCTACCTTGACATGTTAAGTGAAGGTCATTCACTGAGACCTAGGAATCCCCTGATTATGATAGGCTGGATGGCCATTAAGTCCTCTTTCACTCCCCTCCCCTGCCAGCCCTGACTTTTTTTTACTAGTGTTATGAGAACTCCTGTGAGTCCTCATGCAGCAAGCACACTTTTCCAAGGGAATTTTCTTCTCAGGCCTTATGTTCTTATATTTGTATAATCTCCAGTTGTTCACATACAAATGTCATGAGATACTTTATGCTGATGAAGGACAGAGGATGCTATAGACTGACCAAAAGAAGCAAGAGGATTTTAGATGTAGTGAGACTGTCAAACTTGTTCTGTTCAGGAGAATTAATAAAAGATACTAATAGACACTTTGgatctttttcttctgagactcaaataaaatagaattaatttCTCTATAATAATTATCTTAATATGAAAACTGCTTCCATATGGATTTTTCCAGAAGATTTTTCAAAAaagtaatctcaaaaataatccATGCAGATGACAACTTCTATATTACAATTCTGGTTTCCTATTATAGAATTACTACACATTTGTcatgtaaaatgaagaaatagtaaTCATTCATTTAAGATGTACACCAATGGTAATTAACAAATACTCCAAAAGCTTTTCATTTCAATGGATGCCTTAAAACtggttaagaaataaaaggaatttgaAAATTATCCTTTTCAGATTTTAAGTCGCATCAAAACCTTAAAAGTAAATATTGTAGGCAATGTTTGTAAAAGTCAGAGGGGAGTACGtgagaaggtttggagggaggaaaaagaaggaggaattgatgtaattatattataatctcaaaaaatattttaaaaagtcattgtaAACGAAAGTTTAATGCAATCACAATGTAATATAACCCCATAGCCATGCCTATAACATCAATTTCACCAGTATCCTAATGGCAAGTTATAGTAGCAAATGTTCTTAGGACTTGAAAAGTAGGTATAATAGGCTACCTGCTAAGATTGACCATATGATCTAACTCTCTGGTATTGATAATTTGTGATAAAGATGGCAGGCTGTCCCTGAATTTCAGTCCAAGAATGGTTAATGACTGACTCTCAGACAATCATTTATCTTGGTCAAACTATTTTCTCTTATCTGAGGTCCTCCTAATTCTGTTATCCTGGTTTTCAGTAGCTTTCCCTGGACCTGAGGTACTTGTTGCCTGGAGCTGGTAGACTCTGTGGTTGACTTTTATCAAATAGAATACTGCTGCACTGGTATGCTAGCATTTACCTGATTAGCTTCCAAAAGACTGGCTACTCTTGCTATAGACCTCTGTGTCCCCTCTTGTTGGCTTTGATGAAGCAAGCTGCCGTAGGAGAGAAGTCCATAGAGCAGGCAGCTGAGAACAGTTTTTGGCTAACACTCAGGAGAAACTGAATCTTGAGGACAATTGCTTGGAAGTAGATTTCAGAGTGAGGTTTCTGAGAGAAACCCCATGCATTTTAGTTACTCTCATGCCAACCTtgtcctctctctccccaactcCTGCCAACCTACCTACCCACTTCCTTACAAGACCCTTTCTCATGTTCAGTACTTTTATGCAGGCCCACTGCAGGCAACCATAGTTGCTATGAGATCATGTTTGCAGTGACTgtgtcatgcccagaagacagcattttcagCTCTTCTCCATGTCTTCCAGTGCATATACTCTTGCAGCCCCCTCTTCCACAAAGCCACCTCACCCTTAGAGGAGCTCAAACAAGAGTCCTGTTTAGCACTGAGTATGCAATTGCCACTTTTTCTCATCACCTCGAGTGGCCATGAGTCTCTGCACTCACCACAGTTCACTGCAAAGAAGCTATGTGTTTTTATGATGGCATGGAGTCATGATTTCCCAGCATTAGTATTGCCTAATGGAATCAATGTACAAATTGTTATACCGTGAATCATTTTCAGTCAAGACCACGTTTTTCAGACTTTGCCAAAATAAGTGTTCTGCTTTGGGGTTGTCAGGCCACTGGAGAATGGAGCTCTTACAGATTCGCCGTCGCAGCCTCAGGTACTGTGAGTACTGTAACACGGGCTCCAGGAGAATGAAGATAATCACATCCATGTTCTCATCCATCAGCCTCTGCAAGGCCAAGTAAAAAGCTGTTTTAAAGTTCCAGCTCTTGGCGTATTTTTTGGTTAAAACAAAGATCGTTTTCTTGCTCTGGTTTATGCTCTGCATGAGGTTATCAATAATAGCTAACCCCGGATCCCAATCCCTCTCCTCTAAGCAAAGGAGGACATTTTTGTCTTCACTTTCTTCAAGGTGGTAACGCAGATCATTTATTACCCAGTCTGTAACAGATACATCTTTGGTGTCATAAGAAATGTAAGCATCATAGAAAGTTCGGGATGTGTCCAAAGACCTGTAGCCTCTTAACTTAGCTGAACACATGTGATAGATGAACCAAACATCCCAGTAAAACAGATGGTGAACCAGGGCAGACAACATAACTGTGGATGTGATAAGGAATGTGAGGGAAAACAGAATGGCTGCAATGGTATCTGAAAGACAAGTCATGAGCTCTAGATGCATGATACTCTGCCCTttttgatccccaggactggTACAAATAGCATCTACCAACCTAGGAATTGTAATATGCACATTTTCATCTATCCAGCTTCGAAAATCACTTATGTCGCACGTGCAGTCAAAATGGTTCCCActtagttccagaacagacaagtttgtttttgtcttggtttGCAGGGAGGACTTATTGATCATCCTTATCACATTGAAACTTAGATCCAGGTGCACTAGACTACTGGCTTCAGAGAGGAAGCCAGAGGGCAGGTGAGCAAACTTATTGTGGCTCAGCAGCAGTATCTTCAGGGACTTCGTAAACTTAGATAGGCAATTGGTTAGAAAATACAGCTCGTTTTTCCGTAAGTCCAGCAAATAGAGCCGAGGAAAATGCTGGAGGGATGTCCAATTAAAGAAACGCAACCTGTTACTATTGATATGTAACTCTCTGAGGCTCTGGGGCAAGCTGAGGAATGCTTCGTTTGGGATTTGCTGAAGGTTATTGTAAGATAAGTCCAGGCGTGTCAGATTCCAGAGACTTCTAAAAATGGTCCAGTAGCTCTTATCATCCGCATTCCACAAAAGGTCAAGGCGGTTTCCACTGAAAACCAATTCTTTCAGGGACATGCTTTTCAGCTCTTTGTCATCTGTGAGAGTGTAAATGCCATTGTAGCTCAGGTTTAACACCTTGAGACTTATTAAGTTCTGGATAAATCCTAGACGGTGTGTTACCCCTGCTATACTGAAATAGTGTGCGTTGTGGCTCAGGTCAAGCACTTCTAGGTTGTGAAGTTCATTGAAAGCCTTGTTATCATCAAAGTCTAGTCTGTTGTTGGATAAATCCAAATATTTGATGTGGGGCATGGCTGAGAATTCTGTGCCATTCAACACTTGACTGTTGGCATTGAAGGACAGATTTAAGCAGGCAATGTCCTGAAAACCTTCAAATTGATTTTTCccaataacaaaaatattgttcAAACTTAAATCCAAGGCTTTGCCATAAGTAGTACACTGTGGCCTTATTAAAGGTTTTGTGCTATGATAAAAATTCGAGTGTGGATCAAACTCCGGGGTCATTGAGCGACGTTTACGGATATGATATGGCAAAGAGGAGCCATCTGTACTGTCTTCTCTGGGTGATATACGGTTTTCTGACAAATAAATAACTTTCAGGTTGGGAAAATCTTGGAAAACTTTAAAATCAATTTTCCTGATAAAGTTAATGCCCAAGTTGATAGTCGTTAAGTTTGGAAGACTCTGGAGGGGTTTGAAATGTTCCTGTTTAAGCTCTCGGAATACATAGCCCTTTAAGTGCAATTTCTTGAGAGAATGAAGCATAGAGAAGTTTGGGGAAATAGTAATCGATTGTaaatattttgtatgttgaaagTTGAAAGATAGATCAAGGATTTGTAAATTGGGTAGTTTTGTTAAAAATTCTCCTGAGGCAATTTCCTGCAGTAAATAGTTGAATTCAAGATGGAGTTCCTTCAGATTTGTCAGATTATTGAACCAGGTGGATGGAATCCACGTGAGGGAAGTGCTGGAGAGGTTTAGATAGAGAAGTTGGGTGAGACTTTGAAAAGCAAGAGGATGTATGTGGATGGAACGGTTTCCGTGGCAAGGTGTGCAATTAAAGGGGGCATTGAAACACCTTGGACAGTTTCCACTCAAATCTAGTAATGTTAAATGCTCCAGTCCCTTGAAGTCATCCTCAGTGATATTCATGATCTTGGCATTGCTCAGAAAAAGTTTTGTTAGGGAGTTTGGTAGTTTGGAAGGCACGTGGACAAGCCTGTTGAAAGATAATGAGAGCACCTTCAAGTGTGTAAGGGCTTCAAAGGCTCCGTCTTCCACGCTAAAGTTTTGATTACAATAAAAATAGCAGTTCCAGCCCAAATAGAGTCTTTCTAAGTTGCTAAGCCCCAAAGTGTTGTTTTTAGTTACCATAACTATATTGTTTTGAATTAGGCTGAGTTCTGTCAAAGACTCAGGCAAGCCAGCAGGCATGGAGTATAACTGGTTGTCTTCAAGCAGTAACACCTTTAGATTTGTTAGGTCAAGGAATGCCCCATTTGTAATATTcataccatttttattttcatttgggtGCTGTTGATTGGCATTGTGGTTCAGATTTATTTTAGTGAGGTTTTGCAGCTCTCGAAAGGACTCGTTTGTTACATGCATGATGGAATTGTGAGACAGGTCTATTTCTGTCACATATTTGCCTATAGTTGGGGGAACTTCTTGTAGTCGACGATCATTGCATTCTGCAAGCACAaggtcatttttccttttctcatcacagGGATAGCTTCGGGAATAATTTACTTTGAAGAACTCACTGGTTCCAGAGGTGAGCAGGCAAAAGTAGGTCAGAATCCACGACTGAAGGGACATGTTTtcctaaagaaaagcaaaagtggAAGCACAGCATTAGAGTGGCAACATTGGCTGGGTGTTGCTTGGCGAAATTAGCAGTGTTCCATCATACTTATATGAGAGTTGACTTGTGAAATGCTACAAATAGTTCAATACATTGCGTCAGAAGAGTATATTTGCAACagaatatttgtatgtttttagcTTCCAGGGTgctaaaaatgttaaatatgaaaCTCCCTGGGATATGATGACAGGAAGCTTTTAAAGAGTCATTAATCAAGatgccccccccaccacacacacacaccacactgagTCTGAGATGAAGCATGGCTATGGgtaatacaatatatatatatatatatatatatatatatatatagcaacaAACGATTTGTTTAACTATTCTTTTGCATGtgtagtgtgcatgcatgcatgtaggtgcatgtatgtggacatgtgtgtattagtatgcatgcatgcatgtggaagtcagataCTGACACAAATTTTCTTCCTCAATCACTGCCCACTTTATTTACTGAGATGAGATCTCTCATGAAACACAGGGCTTACCAGTTTGACTAGTCTAGATAGTTAGCTTGCCCCAGAGATCCATTGTGTCAGtctcccaagagttgggattacaggtaggcTACCACACTTGCCCAGTTTATATGTGGCTTCTGGGgctctgaacttgggtcctcacacaacacagcaagtgctttttgcACTGAGTTGTTTCAGCAGCCCTTTATGGCATAACTCTTGATAAAACTTTGTCCAGTTCCCAAGAAGAACTCAACACCTGTATCATCCAAGACACCTAAGTCAAAGTCATCATCTGCTTTCCATAGTTCTTGCAAtaatttcttctgctttttctgttCCTCTGTAGTGATGATACATATCATTTTCTCATAGTTCTTTACATTGCTATAAACCACAATTGCTATAAAGAacaattttcttcaaaaaataaaaaatgaagaaaaaacaattttcttaacattttccctgttaaatttgtgatttcattttttttcacattaaaatatcTCCACTAGAACTGTTTTGGCATAAAGTGTGAGAGGTAAAcccttattcttttctttctgttttttgagacaaggtttttctgtgtagctctggctgtcctacaacatgctctgtagaccagctgatcttgaactcagagatccacctgcctgtgcttcccaagtgctgggattgcaggcatgggcTACCATCACTCGTCAAATTATTCTTTTCTAAATGGAAACACAGTTATTTTGGAATCACTTGATGAATCACTTGATCCCTGCTTTGCTATGCTCAGTGTCCCACCTATAACTTTCTTGCACATTTGGATCCATTTTTAGGCTTGCTGATCTGTTTCATCTGTCCATTTATATTTAATAGGTTCTCATTGTGTAGGATCCTCTTATGAATGCAACCCAATAGAGAGCAGACCATAATATATTAACATTAAAAACTAAATGTGAGTAGatgtttatgtgtatagatgttttggctgcatgtatgtctgtgcaccatgtgtgcctgataccttaggaagtcagaagagggcattgggtcccctgaaactagagctactgttggttgtgagccactatataggtgatgggaattgaatctgggcaGTCTGGAAGAGTTCTGtcaaccactgacccatctctcccacccctgtGAGTACTTTTTAAGTATAGAAAAATCATTCAGTCTCACTCAATAAATTGTACTGATCccagttttaaataaaatctattgcACAGCTCAACATGTTGTAAAACAAGAAGTCTTACATTTTGCTGGTAGAAATAGAAGTTAATGCTACATCTAAGATAGACAGCATTTTTCAACACCTTTCAAAAACTAGAAATGTATACTTAGAATCGGAAATTTTAATTCCAGATATAGATCAGGAAGACATAGATAGCTACACATGCCAATATCTACATAGAAAGATGTTCTAAGCAAAACTTTTAGCAAGAGTAAAAGATTGGAAAATCTAAATGTCTATGGATAGAAGGCCAGTTGTAGTGCTAGCACAGAATATTGTGTAGCAATGAAAAAATATAAGACAATTTTTATAATCATTCATtgagcaaatatttattgggtGTGTATTTCATTTCAGGAACTGTTTTCAAActcaacactgaaaaaaaatcaatgaaaatacCAACTTATTTGATGCCTATCTACTGAAAGTTAGAAAGTTAGATATAACATTAGATAGGAAGATAGTAAAGATGAGAAGACAGAGTGTTATGTAGAAGGTCCTTCTGTTGGACTTACATGACATTTTTGTTATGATTAGACTGAGGTTATAAGTTTTGGAAGAAAGACATCATAGAAGTACAATGTGTACTAGTAAGACCAAGACTACATGCTATCAACATGACATTCCTAGTTGATGCAGACCTTGATCATCTAATTGAGAGAGTGCTGGCAAGGTTCCCATTACAACTTTtaactacaaaattaaaaaaaaaacattaatttgtAAAGGGACTATGGGAAACATGTGTCATGGTAAAATGTGAATCCCAGATATTTTAAATCCTTTGCAAACTAATAGAGCTGGTGATGGGTAAGACACCCTTGGTGAATCAAGAGACCAAGCTCCATCTACTGTGGACCCACTTCCTCAAATTAAGATTTCCACACCTAGtttcaaatataat from Cricetulus griseus strain 17A/GY chromosome X, alternate assembly CriGri-PICRH-1.0, whole genome shotgun sequence encodes the following:
- the Tlr8 gene encoding toll-like receptor 8; this translates as MSLQSWILTYFCLLTSGTSEFFKVNYSRSYPCDEKRKNDLVLAECNDRRLQEVPPTIGKYVTEIDLSHNSIMHVTNESFRELQNLTKINLNHNANQQHPNENKNGMNITNGAFLDLTNLKVLLLEDNQLYSMPAGLPESLTELSLIQNNIVMVTKNNTLGLSNLERLYLGWNCYFYCNQNFSVEDGAFEALTHLKVLSLSFNRLVHVPSKLPNSLTKLFLSNAKIMNITEDDFKGLEHLTLLDLSGNCPRCFNAPFNCTPCHGNRSIHIHPLAFQSLTQLLYLNLSSTSLTWIPSTWFNNLTNLKELHLEFNYLLQEIASGEFLTKLPNLQILDLSFNFQHTKYLQSITISPNFSMLHSLKKLHLKGYVFRELKQEHFKPLQSLPNLTTINLGINFIRKIDFKVFQDFPNLKVIYLSENRISPREDSTDGSSLPYHIRKRRSMTPEFDPHSNFYHSTKPLIRPQCTTYGKALDLSLNNIFVIGKNQFEGFQDIACLNLSFNANSQVLNGTEFSAMPHIKYLDLSNNRLDFDDNKAFNELHNLEVLDLSHNAHYFSIAGVTHRLGFIQNLISLKVLNLSYNGIYTLTDDKELKSMSLKELVFSGNRLDLLWNADDKSYWTIFRSLWNLTRLDLSYNNLQQIPNEAFLSLPQSLRELHINSNRLRFFNWTSLQHFPRLYLLDLRKNELYFLTNCLSKFTKSLKILLLSHNKFAHLPSGFLSEASSLVHLDLSFNVIRMINKSSLQTKTKTNLSVLELSGNHFDCTCDISDFRSWIDENVHITIPRLVDAICTSPGDQKGQSIMHLELMTCLSDTIAAILFSLTFLITSTVMLSALVHHLFYWDVWFIYHMCSAKLRGYRSLDTSRTFYDAYISYDTKDVSVTDWVINDLRYHLEESEDKNVLLCLEERDWDPGLAIIDNLMQSINQSKKTIFVLTKKYAKSWNFKTAFYLALQRLMDENMDVIIFILLEPVLQYSQYLRLRRRICKSSILQWPDNPKAEHLFWQSLKNVVLTENDSRYNNLYIDSIRQY